In Mytilus edulis chromosome 7, xbMytEdul2.2, whole genome shotgun sequence, a single genomic region encodes these proteins:
- the LOC139481653 gene encoding putative ankyrin repeat protein RF_0381 yields MSVKDLHFAIQKHDVEHVRRILKNDPDVNCTYCQETALTRAVRGRLDKIVNILLGYPHTDINFGNQFDRTPLYFASLNGQVKLVVNLLERGSEVNCLDVAGVTPLGASAYYDNWQIADILLRASGKVNMPSKNGESPLYRACYYLSVNVVKVLLIHGCNVNLKTTEGKTALMAAVITPDENNNTSKSTRLEILKLLLQNGADIDAHDKRLFTALHYAAEGNKLDVCSLLMKHGCNLYTINNENMSAFGIAISEAKQYFQLAVLFYINGFHLKEFNANMIKSLLFKNTFIQSASLDRMVLLSLVLDDFIACEKSTRNLRSILKNGDFDMIESTCLNMIRAVYHSNVPRTLQNRCRWIIRYHLRLPFLHSLTELEIPKDLQKYLIYNLDEHQYSNIHNTLNKNTN; encoded by the coding sequence ATGTCGGTTAAGGATCTCCATTTTGCTATTCAAAAGCATGATGTAGAACATGTGAGGAGAATACTCAAGAATGACCCTGATGTCAATTGCACGTACTGTCAAGAAACAGCACTAACAAGAGCAGTACGTGGTAGGCTAGATAAAATAGTAAATATTCTCTTAGGATATCCACACACTGATATAAATTTTGGTAATCAGTTTGACCGTACACCTTTGTACTTCGCTTCATTAAATGGTCAAGTTAAACTCGTTGTCAACTTGTTGGAAAGAGGAAGTGAGGTCAATTGTTTAGATGTAGCTGGTGTTACGCCTCTTGGAGCGTCAGCATATTACGATAATTGGCAAATAGCGGATATTTTATTACGAGCAAGTGGTAAAGTGAATATGCCAAGCAAAAATGGAGAATCGCCATTGTATCGGGCTTGCTATTATCTCTCTGTTAATGTCGTAAAAGTTTTGTTAATCCACGGATGCAACGTAAACCTAAAAACAACAGAGGGAAAAACGGCTCTCATGGCAGCAGTTATTACACCGGACGAAAACAATAATACCTCAAAATCTACGCgacttgaaattttaaaactgcTTTTACAAAATGGAGCTGACATTGACGCACATGATAAACGATTATTCACTGCACTTCATTATGCCGCTGAAGGAAACAAACTAGATGTATGTTCCCTCTTAATGAAACATGGATGCAATTTGTACACTATCAATAATGAAAACATGTCGGCGTTTGGTATAGCTATATCCGAGGCAAAGCAATATTTTCAATTAGCGGTATTATTCTACATTAATGGCTTTCATTTGAAAGAATTTAATGCAAATATGATAAAATCTCTTCTGTTTAAGAACACGTTTATACAATCAGCTAGTTTAGACAGAATGGTCTTACTGTCTTTAGTATTAGACGATTTCATTGCTTGCGAAAAATCCACGAGGAATCTACGGAGCATTTTGAAAAATGGCGACTTTGACATGATTGAATCAACATGTCTGAATATGATCAGGGCAGTATACCATTCAAATGTTCCAAGAACTCTACAAAACCGATGTCGATGGATAATTCGCTATCATTTGCGACTACCCTTTCTACATAGTTTGACAGAACTTGAAATTCCAAAGGACCTtcagaaatatttaatatataatttagaTGAGCATCAATATTCAAACATACATAATACTTTGAACAAAAATACCAACTAA
- the LOC139481655 gene encoding uncharacterized protein, protein MTVFMKIWLKKIMQTEVTEKDRHLLRIGICARKRIHKNKQIKASVQKVIIDVKSTVSKSDHDKITTGCDLIKIMEDNNIGPDDEYRCHVKQFIQTSSYNAIQRFVSVDDFQTDSTTDVDYISKEEHFDITCMKVVDNFKETIQFREMVEKIEKNRIVLVKGPNGSGKSQSSFAYANQFSATFPSATIWRIPCSSMQSMTMSLSILMTNLKIDSGEMCKERGIDSRFHDMIKTVFVRMSDMNDTNHLIILDDIESPEEPVIDLILKKVIQTKNIYVIGTSNKRFMITQYRKYGMKMNRMTETEAFSFFEFAEYSREDVTTLAKKLDCLPLALSFAATYIENTQTSIENYIHLLENDEISEHILGADLVFQPFNLILQRLQNDLTKKVQCVLSYAPYFVYDNISVMLLKSLLPDFLSEGEKEAEINNLIITLRKYSVAVVKGYGERRSISIHSMTCLAIRKNKTKEQIKQEVSYLLKHYCFIMDLDLRLIESIKRNVCYLSHATLLLEKFHSYLDTNVFQMRIYKSFLCCAIGVTFRMYGNAELSSYEYLERAKNIIFDLIKFQPKISVYPFTSTDPVLYLKGCSVLQKDTEDIFHRLVKESEQKMTKDFVQTFLANKFRSSREMELFEKYANGEINKNEIKHFKLTSYKTKKRGNMEKIFAPFKSIKETFLVDLLISIMHESSKNKWWMESTNSMVTEYGNNETKMDSLTDSQFAYNLAVWLQCYFKKSYKNYLPIAALVEHRDGIIRFLRSERTVSTKNLHKIIQRLKEMQGEGSSTLFYTYGALKMAPKFTLYHKCMINRALLKCCFIEWREGKVKSVLKKLFCKHKP, encoded by the exons ATGACTGTGTTCATGAAGATCTggctaaaaaaaatcatgcaaacaGAAGTAACAGAAAAGGATAGACATCTATTACGAATAG GAATCTGTGCAAGAAAGAGAATACATAAAAACAAGCAAATCAAAG CATCAGTTCAGAAAGTCATAATAGACGTGAAGTCAACAGTATCAAAAAGTGATCATGACAAGATAACAACAGGTTGTGACTTGATAAAGATAATGGAGGACAACAATATTGGACCAGACGATGAGTACCGTTgtcatgtaaaacaattcattcaAACATCATCGTACAATGCTATACAACGTTTTGTTTCTGTTGATGATTTTCAAACAGATTCAACGACAGATGTGGATTATATATCAAAGGAAG aacatTTTGACATAACATGTATGAAAGTCGTTGATAATTTCAAGGAAACTATTCAGTTTCGGGAAATGGTTGAAAAAATTGAGAAGAACCGCATAGTCCTTGTCAAAG GTCCAAATGGTTCAGGAAAGTCACAGTCCTCATTTGCATATGCCAATCAATTTTCTGCAACGTTTCCCTCTGCTACAATCTGGCGAATTCCATGTAGTTCTATGCAAAGTATGACTATGTCATTATCTATTTTGATGACAAATCTCAAAATCGACAGTGGAGAAATGTGCAAGGAAAGGGGTATTGATTCGCGTTTCCATGATATGATCAAAACGGTCTTTGTCAGAATGTCTGACATGAACGACACGAATCACCTTATTATATTAGATGATATTGAGTCACCAGAAGAACCCGTTATAGATTTGATATTGAAAAAggtaattcaaacaaaaaacatttatgtCATAGGTACGTCAAACAAAAGATTTATGATCACTCAATACAGAAAGTACGGCATGAAAATGAATAGAATGACGGAAACTGAAGCTTTTTCGTTCTTTGAGTTTGCAGAATATAGCAGAGAGGACGTCACAACATTAGCCAAAAAACTAGATTGTTTGCCGTTAGCGCTTTCTTTTGCAGCTACTTATATAGAAAATACCCAAACATCTATAGAAAATTATATACATCTTTTAGAAAATGATGAAATATCCGAACATATTTTAGGAGCTGACTTGGTTTTTCAGCCGTTTAATTTAATACTTCAAAGACTGCAAAATGATCTCACAAAAAAGGTACAGTGTGTGCTGAGCTATGCACCGTATTTTGTGTACGATAACATATCGGTGATGCTTCTTAAAAGTTTACTACCGGATTTTTTATCAGAAGGAGAAAAAGAAGCTGAAATAAATAACCTTATTATTACTTTAAGGAAGTATTCTGTTGCAGTAGTTAAGGGTTATGGTGAGCGACGGAGTATATCGATACATAGTATGACTTGTTTGGcgattagaaaaaataaaacaaaagaacaaattaAACAAGAAGTATCTTATCTTTTGAAACACTACTGTTTCATTATGGATTTAGATCTTCGTTTAATTGAATCTATCAAACGAAATGTCTGCTACTTAAGTCATGCTACTCTTCTCTTAGAAAAGTTTCATTCTTATTTAGATACAAATGTTTTTCAAATGAGAATATATaaaagttttttatgttgtgcaaTAGGAGTAACATTTCGGATGTATGGAAATGCAGAATTATCATCATATGAATACCTAGAACGAgccaaaaatattattttcgatttaataaaatttcaaccAAAAATTTCTGTTTATCCATTCACTTCCACAGATCCCGTGCTTTATCTAAAGGGTTGTTCCGTTCTACAAAAGGATACAGAGGATATATTTCATAGATTAGTAAAAGAAAGtgaacaaaaaatgacaaaagatTTTGTGCAAACATTTTTAGCAAACAAATTCAGGAGTTCAAGAGAAATGGAACTCTTTGAAAAATATGCTAATGGGGAGATAAACAAGAATGAAATAAAACACTTCAAATTGACTtcatacaaaactaaaaaaaggGGAAATATGGAAAAAATATTTGCTCCTTTTAAAAGTATCAAGGAAACTTTCCTTGTTGATTTACTTATAAGTATTATGCATGAAAGTAGTAAAAATAAGTGGTGGATGGAATCGACAAATAGCATGGTCACTGAATATGGCAACAATGAAACAAAAATGGATAGTCTGACTGACAGTCAATTTGCGTATAATCTCGCAGTTTGGTTGCAGTGTTATttcaaaaaaagttataaaaactaCCTACCTATTGCTGCTTTAGTAGAACATCGCGATGGCATTATTAGATTTTTGAGATCAGAGAGAACTGTTTCAACTAAAAATCTACACAAGATCATACAAAGGCTAAAGGAAATGCAAGGAGAGGGTTCATCAACTTTGTTCTACACCTATGGTGCTTTAAAAATGGCGCCAAAATTTACTCTCTATCATAAATGCATGATCAATCGCGCTCTTTTAAAGTGCTGCTTTATTGAATGGCGGGAAGGAAAAGTGAAAAGTGTCTTGAAAAAGCTATTTTGCAAGCACAAACCTTAA